In the genome of Aspergillus luchuensis IFO 4308 DNA, chromosome 2, nearly complete sequence, one region contains:
- a CDS encoding HET domain-containing protein (COG:S;~EggNog:ENOG410PVCK;~InterPro:IPR010730;~PFAM:PF06985): MPDFEYFPLDQGPFSTRILRLLPSKDRAAPIKCQLFSYSLQNNIAQEYDALSYVWGDQTDGQSTISINNQAFSGGKNLHSALLRLRGFEFERTLWVDAICIDQNNMREKEKQIQIMARIYEQASQVMVWSGEEADNSTQALESIRAAAEAGFAEEQFHMSSESIPIEGVESLFQRTWFYRMWVSSITTL; this comes from the coding sequence ATGCCCGACTTTGAATATTTTCCTCTGGATCAAGGTCCTTTCAGCACTCGCATACTTCGTCTGCTCCCAAGCAAGGACAGAGCTGCTCCGATCAAATGCCAGCTTTTCAGTTACTCTCTCCAGAACAATATTGCCCAAGAGTACGACGCCCTCTCATACGTGTGGGGAGATCAGACAGACGGGCAGagcaccatctccatcaacaatcAGGCTTTTTCAGGCGGAAAGAATTTACACTCCGCCCTCCTTAGGCTTCGAGGCTTTGAGTTTGAACGGACATTATGGGTCGACGCAATTTGCATCGACCAGAACAAcatgagggagaaagagaagcaaaTTCAAATCATGGCGCGCATATATGAACAAGCTAGCCAGGTGATGGTGTGGTCGGGCGAGGAGGCGGATAATAGTACTCAGGCTTTAGAATCCATTCGTGCCGCGGCAGAGGCAGGATTTGCTGAAGAGCAATTTCATATGTCATCAGAAAGCATCCCCATTGAGGGAGTCGAAAGTCTATTCCAGCGGACATGGTTTTATCGCATGTGGGTAAGTAGTATTACCACGCTATGA